One candidate division KSB1 bacterium DNA segment encodes these proteins:
- the recA gene encoding recombinase RecA: protein MDKEKQKNLEVTLQQIDKQYGKGSIMRLGDSGPIQRVDVISTGALSLDWALGVGGVPRGRVVEIYGPEASGKTTLALTIIANAQKNGGNAAIIDAEHALDPTYAKALNVDIDQLLVSQPDTGEQALEICEMLIRSSAVDVVVIDSVAALVPKAEIEGEMGDSLPGLQARLMSQALRKLTAVVARSNTTLIFINQLRMKIGVMFGNPETTTGGNALKFYSSVRLEIRRVQSIKDGDKIVGNRTRVKVVKNKLSAPFRESEFDIIYGRGIDRVGDVLDLASQVGVVTKSGTWYSYGDERLGQGRDRVVEYLNEHTDLLEKIELGTQRELGFEPEAKPAATNGAEPVETKTKGKKASV, encoded by the coding sequence ATGGATAAAGAAAAGCAGAAGAATCTCGAAGTCACGCTGCAACAGATCGACAAGCAGTACGGCAAAGGCTCGATCATGCGCCTCGGTGACAGCGGACCGATCCAGCGTGTCGATGTGATCTCCACCGGCGCGCTCTCGCTGGACTGGGCGCTCGGCGTCGGCGGCGTCCCGCGCGGACGCGTGGTCGAGATCTACGGACCGGAAGCTTCCGGCAAGACCACGCTCGCCCTCACCATTATCGCCAATGCGCAGAAGAACGGCGGCAATGCCGCGATCATCGACGCCGAGCACGCGCTCGACCCGACCTATGCCAAGGCGCTCAACGTTGACATCGATCAACTGCTCGTCAGCCAGCCCGACACCGGTGAGCAAGCGCTCGAAATCTGCGAAATGCTGATCCGCTCCAGCGCCGTCGATGTCGTCGTGATCGACTCGGTGGCCGCCCTCGTGCCGAAAGCCGAAATCGAAGGCGAAATGGGCGATTCGCTGCCCGGCCTGCAAGCCCGCCTCATGAGCCAGGCGCTGCGCAAGCTCACCGCCGTCGTGGCCCGGTCCAATACCACACTGATCTTCATCAATCAGCTCCGCATGAAGATCGGTGTCATGTTTGGAAACCCGGAAACGACCACGGGGGGTAATGCGTTAAAGTTCTACAGCTCGGTCCGCCTCGAAATCCGCCGCGTGCAGTCCATCAAGGACGGCGACAAGATCGTCGGCAACCGCACCCGGGTCAAGGTCGTCAAGAATAAGCTCTCCGCGCCCTTCCGCGAATCCGAATTCGATATCATCTACGGCAGGGGCATCGACCGCGTCGGCGACGTGCTCGACCTCGCCTCGCAGGTCGGAGTCGTCACGAAGAGCGGCACCTGGTACAGCTACGGCGACGAGCGGCTTGGTCAGGGCCGCGACCGCGTGGTCGAGTATCTCAATGAGCACACGGACCTGCTCGAGAAGATCGAACTCGGCACGCAGCGCGAACTCGGATTCGAACCCGAGGCGAAGCCCGCCGCCACGAACGGCGCCGAACCGGTCGAGACCAAGACCAAAGGCAAGAAAGCCAGCGTTTAG
- a CDS encoding SRPBCC family protein, which yields MPKSVQYIEILAPADKVWFLITDPKEFQLWAPNVRDLEYEPKGELNVGVTRRFRLDIQGKIETLETTITHCTDGETYAESPCGGSLKLHEKVEHLKMIYRVESVDAKTCTLRFTFDYEMKGFMNKMLEKVIMGTFTSQLKIWFERLKTYAETGRPV from the coding sequence ATGCCCAAATCCGTTCAGTACATCGAGATCCTCGCACCCGCTGACAAAGTCTGGTTCCTTATTACGGATCCCAAGGAGTTCCAATTGTGGGCGCCCAACGTGCGCGATCTGGAGTACGAACCCAAGGGCGAGCTCAACGTCGGTGTTACGCGCCGCTTCCGACTGGACATTCAGGGCAAGATCGAAACCCTCGAAACCACGATTACGCACTGCACGGACGGCGAGACCTATGCCGAGTCGCCCTGCGGCGGCTCGCTCAAGCTCCACGAGAAAGTCGAACACCTGAAGATGATCTACCGCGTCGAATCCGTCGATGCGAAAACCTGCACCCTGCGTTTCACGTTCGACTACGAGATGAAGGGCTTCATGAACAAGATGCTCGAGAAAGTCATCATGGGCACCTTCACCTCGCAGCTCAAAATCTGGTTCGAGCGACTCAAGACCTACGCCGAGACGGGACGACCCGTGTAG
- a CDS encoding phosphatidylglycerophosphatase A produces the protein MKRLVLADWLAVTLCGIGHSPIAPATVASLAVCVSFWFVPLLTTWPWILLIVPLTWWGAALARKSIDAFDVVHAEQFAALRRPNPHKGDPDQFVFDEFIGQWITLIAAPHTMAGYALAFFAFRGFDILKPLGIRSFERLPNGWGVVLDDVVAGIYGAISLFIIQFVARDYLPGWYTGM, from the coding sequence GTGAAACGACTCGTGCTCGCGGACTGGCTGGCAGTCACCCTGTGCGGAATCGGGCATTCGCCGATCGCCCCCGCCACCGTCGCCTCGCTGGCGGTTTGTGTGAGCTTCTGGTTCGTTCCGCTCTTGACTACGTGGCCGTGGATCTTGCTGATCGTCCCGCTGACGTGGTGGGGGGCGGCGCTGGCCCGTAAGTCCATCGATGCGTTTGACGTCGTGCACGCGGAGCAGTTTGCCGCGCTGCGCCGTCCGAATCCGCACAAGGGCGATCCCGATCAGTTCGTATTCGATGAGTTCATCGGTCAGTGGATCACCCTGATCGCTGCACCGCACACGATGGCGGGATACGCTCTCGCCTTCTTCGCCTTTCGCGGGTTCGACATCCTGAAGCCGCTCGGTATTCGCTCGTTTGAGCGGCTCCCCAACGGCTGGGGTGTCGTGCTCGATGATGTCGTCGCGGGAATCTACGGAGCCATCTCACTGTTCATTATTCAATTTGTTGCGCGGGACTATTTGCCGGGTTGGTACACGGGAATGTAG
- the dnaX gene encoding DNA polymerase III subunit gamma/tau yields the protein MSYQVLARKYRPQTFDEVVGQEHVTRTLKNALRQGRLAHAFLFTGPRGVGKTSTARILARAVNCPNIDLKGDAEPCNVCETCRALFEDRELDVIEMDAATYNGVDDVRRINDSCRLAPVAGNRKIYIIDEVHMFSKPAFNAFLKTLEEPPSHVIFILATTDVQKVPATIRSRVQRFDFRPLGPADIAPHLKKICDSEGWANDEEAMWIIARAGAGSLRDAEGLLDQVVSFSGGTARAEETREVLGVLPTELLADTTSLLARQAVSEVPPFFELLVQRGVEYTEFLRALQGYWLDIVFLKQNLELSGTSPEEIEQMKACSAPLAIEDMFRLIRLAEQLEDSLKWSMAPRERFEVSFLRWTTLENVVTLRELIEAVAADRGGASRAPGIPDSGQVETPAAAKSAPAPATGPSPLSRGDNRGVSESTDSGQVKTPAAAKSAPAPATGPSPLSRGDNRGVSEIPDSGQVETPAAAASEPLSLSAIQSAWPELAIRLTKLSPVAGASAGGWQAVELNGTKLTVRCHNPREMAQAQLKEQLPNLARILSELFGTALTVAMGRPLPESAEKLVAQTPPLPPVPPAEGGDLFSNFVNRIGGVEVDPKTVREPK from the coding sequence ATGTCCTATCAGGTCCTCGCCCGCAAGTATCGCCCGCAGACGTTCGACGAAGTCGTCGGACAGGAGCACGTCACGCGCACGCTGAAGAACGCGCTGCGACAGGGACGGCTCGCGCACGCGTTCCTGTTCACCGGACCGCGCGGCGTGGGCAAGACTTCGACGGCCCGTATCCTTGCCCGCGCGGTCAACTGCCCCAACATTGACTTGAAAGGCGACGCCGAGCCGTGCAACGTCTGCGAGACCTGCCGCGCACTGTTCGAAGACCGCGAGCTGGACGTGATCGAAATGGACGCCGCGACGTACAACGGCGTCGATGACGTGCGCCGGATTAACGACTCCTGCCGGCTCGCGCCGGTCGCGGGAAACCGGAAGATCTACATCATCGACGAAGTCCACATGTTCTCGAAGCCGGCCTTCAATGCGTTCCTCAAGACGCTCGAAGAGCCGCCCTCCCATGTGATCTTCATTCTGGCCACGACCGACGTTCAGAAAGTCCCGGCCACGATCCGCTCGCGCGTGCAACGCTTCGACTTCCGTCCGCTCGGGCCTGCCGATATCGCGCCGCACCTGAAGAAGATTTGCGACAGCGAAGGCTGGGCAAACGACGAGGAAGCGATGTGGATCATCGCCCGCGCCGGAGCCGGTTCACTCCGAGATGCCGAAGGCCTGCTCGATCAGGTCGTGAGCTTTTCCGGCGGCACTGCGCGCGCCGAAGAGACCCGCGAGGTGCTCGGTGTACTGCCCACGGAATTACTCGCCGACACCACCAGTCTGCTCGCGCGGCAGGCCGTGAGCGAAGTTCCGCCCTTCTTCGAGCTCCTCGTGCAGCGCGGTGTCGAATACACCGAGTTCCTGCGCGCGCTGCAAGGCTATTGGTTGGACATCGTCTTCCTGAAGCAAAACCTCGAACTCTCCGGAACGTCTCCGGAAGAGATCGAACAAATGAAAGCCTGCTCCGCGCCACTCGCCATCGAAGATATGTTCCGCCTGATCCGCCTCGCCGAACAGCTCGAAGATTCGCTCAAATGGTCCATGGCCCCGCGCGAACGCTTCGAAGTCTCCTTCCTGCGCTGGACCACTCTCGAAAACGTCGTCACGCTGCGCGAGCTGATCGAGGCCGTCGCGGCCGATCGAGGCGGCGCATCGCGGGCACCAGGAATACCCGATTCCGGGCAGGTGGAGACACCTGCCGCGGCGAAGAGCGCTCCCGCTCCTGCCACAGGGCCATCCCCCCTTTCAAGGGGGGATAACAGGGGGGTGTCGGAGAGCACCGATTCCGGGCAGGTGAAGACACCTGCCGCGGCGAAGAGCGCTCCCGCTCCTGCCACAGGGCCATCCCCCCTTTCAAGGGGGGATAACAGGGGGGTGTCGGAGATCCCCGATTCCGGGCAGGTGGAGACACCTGCCGCGGCGGCAAGCGAGCCACTCTCCCTCTCCGCCATCCAATCCGCCTGGCCTGAGCTCGCAATCCGTCTCACCAAACTCAGCCCCGTTGCCGGTGCCAGTGCCGGAGGCTGGCAAGCCGTTGAGCTGAACGGTACGAAGCTCACCGTTCGCTGTCACAATCCGCGCGAGATGGCGCAGGCGCAGCTCAAAGAGCAGCTCCCCAATCTGGCCAGAATTCTGAGCGAGCTATTCGGAACCGCGCTCACCGTCGCCATGGGAAGACCGCTGCCCGAATCGGCGGAGAAACTGGTGGCCCAGACTCCGCCGCTGCCCCCTGTTCCCCCCGCGGAAGGCGGCGATCTGTTCTCCAATTTCGTCAACCGCATCGGCGGCGTCGAGGTCGATCCCAAAACCGTGCGCGAACCGAAGTAG
- a CDS encoding SIS domain-containing protein: MNETKLITGLDKLQNAISDAAAMHSQLPSCFTELVAIATLCAKTLKGDGKLLFCGNGGSAAQAQHIATEFVVRLTAKRNRRALPAYALTADTTLLSACANDFGFERVFARQVEAFLKHGDVLFLLSTSGQSPNLIEAAQLSQALGGVNVAFLGQPRSPLDDHVHHALHIPAAAGQRVQEAHLLCGHMLVELIEDLLFEQYTPAEADRAVSKHTK; encoded by the coding sequence ATGAACGAAACCAAGCTCATTACCGGACTCGATAAACTACAGAACGCGATCAGCGATGCCGCGGCCATGCACAGCCAATTGCCGTCGTGCTTCACTGAACTCGTCGCCATCGCCACGCTCTGTGCCAAGACGCTCAAGGGTGACGGCAAACTGCTGTTCTGCGGCAACGGCGGCTCCGCCGCGCAGGCGCAGCATATCGCCACGGAATTTGTAGTCCGCCTGACCGCGAAACGCAACCGCCGCGCGCTCCCCGCTTATGCCCTGACCGCCGATACCACGCTGCTGTCGGCCTGCGCCAACGACTTCGGTTTCGAGAGAGTTTTCGCGCGTCAAGTTGAAGCCTTCCTGAAACACGGCGATGTGCTCTTCCTGCTCTCGACCTCCGGCCAGTCACCGAATCTGATCGAAGCCGCGCAACTCTCGCAAGCGCTCGGCGGCGTCAACGTCGCCTTTCTCGGTCAGCCGCGTTCGCCGCTCGATGACCATGTGCATCACGCGCTGCACATTCCCGCCGCCGCCGGCCAGCGCGTGCAGGAAGCCCACCTGCTGTGCGGGCACATGCTCGTCGAATTGATCGAAGACCTTTTGTTTGAACAGTACACTCCCGCCGAAGCGGATCGCGCAGTCTCCAAGCACACCAAATGA
- the recR gene encoding recombination protein RecR, with the protein MSQFAPSLERLVDQIAKLPGLGRKSAARLALFILRQPETDAHALAQAILDVKARIRLCQQCSNFTEDELCAICSDHKRDAGLICVVETPGDVLRLEKLGAYRGLYHVLGGALSPLDGVGPDSLRIAELYERLRSGQVREVILATNANTDGDATALYLTRELKALGLMVSRIARGVPVGSEIEQVDEVTLASALEGRVRVS; encoded by the coding sequence ATCTCGCAATTCGCGCCGTCCCTTGAGCGCCTCGTCGATCAGATCGCCAAACTCCCCGGACTCGGCCGCAAGTCCGCCGCGCGGCTTGCGCTGTTCATCCTTCGCCAACCGGAGACCGACGCGCACGCGCTCGCGCAGGCGATTCTCGACGTCAAAGCGCGCATTCGTCTTTGCCAGCAGTGCTCCAACTTCACCGAAGACGAACTCTGCGCGATCTGCTCCGACCACAAGCGTGACGCGGGGTTGATCTGTGTCGTGGAAACGCCCGGCGACGTGCTGCGGCTGGAGAAGCTCGGGGCGTATCGCGGCTTGTATCATGTCCTCGGCGGCGCGCTCTCACCGCTCGACGGCGTCGGCCCCGACAGCCTGCGCATTGCCGAACTCTATGAACGCCTCCGCAGCGGCCAGGTGCGCGAAGTCATTCTCGCCACCAACGCCAACACCGACGGCGACGCCACCGCGCTCTATCTCACGCGCGAACTGAAAGCTCTCGGCCTGATGGTCTCGCGCATTGCCCGCGGGGTGCCCGTCGGTTCCGAAATCGAACAGGTCGATGAAGTCACGCTCGCCAGCGCCCTCGAAGGCCGCGTCCGAGTCAGCTAA
- a CDS encoding regulatory protein RecX, with the protein MNSDPPEKPRRKPAATALQHAVKLLAARPYSERKLKEKLYDREFQTAEIRGALDRLKQERLLDDEKFAMDFVHARLNSRPRAATALIRDLLARGIPMDIARKVVKVTTESTDEAALAMELVRRKLDHYHDLDERVRWRRLAGLLARRGFSPDTIRKVLREALKADPAE; encoded by the coding sequence GTGAACAGCGACCCGCCGGAGAAACCTCGCCGCAAGCCCGCCGCCACCGCGTTGCAGCATGCGGTCAAACTGCTCGCCGCGCGGCCCTACTCCGAGCGCAAGCTGAAGGAAAAGCTGTACGACCGCGAATTCCAGACTGCCGAGATTCGCGGCGCGCTCGACAGGCTGAAGCAAGAGCGGTTGCTTGACGACGAAAAATTCGCCATGGATTTCGTCCACGCCCGGCTGAATTCGCGACCGCGCGCGGCCACCGCGCTGATTCGCGATCTGCTCGCACGGGGGATTCCGATGGATATCGCCCGTAAGGTCGTCAAGGTGACTACCGAGTCCACTGACGAGGCGGCGCTGGCCATGGAACTCGTCCGCCGTAAACTGGATCATTATCACGATCTCGACGAACGCGTGCGCTGGCGCCGGCTTGCGGGTCTGCTCGCCCGCCGCGGCTTCAGCCCCGATACGATCCGCAAAGTTTTGCGCGAGGCCCTGAAGGCCGACCCCGCGGAATAG
- the thpR gene encoding RNA 2',3'-cyclic phosphodiesterase, whose protein sequence is MRLFVAVDIPAAWKTDLAEIERAIGWLGRGVKWVDPQSMHLTLKFLGETDDRDLQIVRDQLTAACSDVPAFTMQMRGTGAFPAPNRPRVYWVGLKSGDALITLNQKIETAMQAIGYPPEENPFKPHLTVARIKDPIGKARQTDALLSYHVESEPVLVRDVLLMRSHLAKEGARYEVVGRATLNDDR, encoded by the coding sequence GTGAGGCTGTTTGTCGCGGTTGACATCCCCGCGGCGTGGAAAACCGACCTGGCCGAAATCGAGCGCGCCATCGGCTGGTTGGGTCGCGGAGTGAAGTGGGTGGACCCGCAGTCCATGCATCTCACACTTAAATTTCTCGGCGAGACGGACGACCGCGATCTACAGATTGTGCGCGATCAACTGACTGCAGCGTGCAGCGACGTTCCCGCCTTCACCATGCAGATGCGCGGTACCGGCGCCTTTCCCGCGCCGAACCGGCCCAGAGTCTATTGGGTCGGACTGAAATCCGGCGACGCTTTGATCACGCTGAATCAGAAGATCGAGACGGCGATGCAGGCGATTGGTTATCCGCCCGAAGAGAATCCGTTCAAACCGCATCTCACCGTCGCACGGATCAAGGATCCCATCGGCAAAGCGCGCCAGACCGATGCGCTGCTCTCCTATCACGTCGAGAGCGAACCCGTTCTCGTCCGCGACGTCCTGCTCATGCGGAGCCACCTCGCAAAAGAGGGCGCACGGTATGAAGTGGTGGGACGGGCCACGCTGAACGATGATAGATGA
- a CDS encoding competence/damage-inducible protein A, with product MQILSEIITIGDEILRGEVVNGNAAVIGRALADIGVPAKWGDVVADEQGEIQDAVRRALTRAHVIILTGGLGPTPDDLTMDALADLFGLEIREDPVLLAHVEAFFQARGIKMPVTSRNQARFPVGAIQVPNPMGTATGILIEQEGRLVFSLPGVHAETKRMLAESVVPHVREAFPSAMVRAKQLRLADTGESQLLARITDLATVEQNVKLAFLPHHGLLDLRMIARASDPYEADMQIATAEAILREAADHKVYAVGDAPLAAVLGNILMNRSQRLAVAESCTGGLLMNMLTEIPGSSRWFERGVVTYSNEAKQEQLGIDRALIEAHGAVSEPVVRAMAEGVRNVSKTEWGVGITGVAGPDGGSDDKPVGTVWIAISNARDTNSRLYRLAGERSLIRLRAVHGAMYMLWKRLMDELA from the coding sequence TTGCAGATCCTCTCCGAGATCATCACCATCGGCGATGAAATCCTGCGCGGTGAAGTCGTCAACGGCAATGCCGCCGTGATCGGCCGCGCACTGGCCGACATCGGCGTTCCCGCCAAATGGGGCGACGTAGTCGCGGATGAGCAAGGCGAAATCCAGGACGCCGTGCGCCGTGCGCTGACGCGCGCGCATGTCATCATTCTGACCGGCGGTCTCGGACCCACGCCTGACGATCTGACGATGGACGCGCTGGCCGATCTCTTTGGTCTTGAGATTCGCGAAGACCCGGTGCTGCTCGCGCACGTCGAAGCGTTCTTTCAGGCGCGCGGGATCAAGATGCCGGTCACGTCCCGCAATCAGGCCCGCTTTCCCGTCGGCGCGATACAGGTTCCCAACCCCATGGGCACGGCCACCGGAATTCTGATCGAACAGGAAGGCCGACTTGTCTTCTCGCTGCCGGGTGTGCACGCCGAAACTAAACGGATGCTCGCCGAGTCGGTGGTCCCGCATGTGCGAGAGGCGTTTCCGTCCGCGATGGTCAGGGCTAAGCAACTGCGCCTGGCGGATACCGGCGAATCGCAACTGCTCGCGCGCATCACGGACTTGGCCACCGTCGAGCAGAACGTGAAGCTCGCGTTTCTGCCGCATCACGGACTGCTCGATTTGCGAATGATCGCCCGCGCGTCTGATCCCTACGAAGCCGACATGCAGATCGCCACCGCCGAAGCGATCCTGCGCGAAGCCGCGGACCACAAGGTTTATGCCGTGGGGGATGCTCCGCTCGCGGCGGTACTCGGCAATATTCTCATGAACCGCTCCCAACGACTCGCGGTCGCCGAGAGTTGCACGGGCGGGTTGCTGATGAATATGCTGACCGAGATTCCCGGCTCGTCGCGCTGGTTCGAGCGCGGCGTCGTCACCTATTCCAACGAGGCGAAACAGGAGCAACTCGGCATCGATCGCGCGTTGATCGAAGCGCACGGCGCGGTCTCTGAACCTGTGGTACGCGCGATGGCCGAAGGCGTGCGCAATGTGTCAAAGACCGAGTGGGGCGTCGGCATCACGGGCGTCGCCGGACCTGACGGTGGCAGCGACGATAAGCCCGTCGGCACGGTCTGGATCGCCATCAGCAACGCGCGCGATACCAACTCCCGACTGTACCGGCTGGCCGGAGAGCGCAGCCTGATTCGCTTGCGCGCCGTGCACGGTGCGATGTACATGCTCTGGAAACGACTGATGGACGAGTTGGCGTGA
- a CDS encoding CDP-alcohol phosphatidyltransferase family protein produces the protein MIPGFSLPNQLTLSRLALGPLFLVAYLTNWKYALEAAFAVAVVIEATDVADGMAARSRNQVSDVGKLLDPMSDTISRLSYYIGFLVMGLAQSWMIAVLVYRDVVVAYLRVFSALTGTAMGRRTSGKWKGILQGATALTVLGLQIVSDNFLAIPYLPRIIYWLLVGITLYTAFTFVEYMVGNRELLKEIRQRGK, from the coding sequence TTGATCCCCGGCTTCAGTCTGCCCAACCAACTTACGCTGTCCCGGCTTGCGCTCGGACCGCTGTTCCTCGTCGCCTATCTGACGAATTGGAAGTACGCGCTCGAAGCCGCCTTCGCCGTGGCCGTGGTCATCGAGGCCACGGACGTCGCCGACGGCATGGCCGCCCGCTCCCGGAATCAGGTCTCCGATGTCGGCAAGTTGCTCGATCCCATGAGCGACACGATCTCGCGGCTCTCCTATTACATCGGCTTCCTGGTGATGGGACTCGCACAGTCGTGGATGATCGCCGTGCTCGTTTATCGCGATGTCGTCGTGGCCTATCTGCGCGTGTTCTCCGCGCTCACCGGAACCGCCATGGGCCGCAGGACCAGCGGGAAGTGGAAGGGCATCCTGCAAGGCGCCACCGCGCTCACCGTGCTCGGATTACAGATTGTCAGTGACAACTTCCTCGCGATCCCCTATCTGCCGCGCATTATCTACTGGTTACTCGTCGGGATCACGCTCTACACCGCGTTTACGTTCGTTGAGTACATGGTCGGCAATCGCGAACTGCTCAAAGAAATCCGGCAGCGCGGCAAGTGA
- the alaS gene encoding alanine--tRNA ligase — MKTSTEIRSAFLDFFKQRGHLIVPSAPVIPQGDPTLLFTNAGMNQFKPYFLGQQKPEATRIADTQKCIRVSGKHNDLEEVGPSNYHHTFFEMLGNWSFGDYFKRDAISWAWELMTQVYKLPKDKLYATIYETDDEAGELWKSVTDIDPTHVLKFGKKDNFWSMGDTGPCGPCSEIHIDRGPQFDSDPKAFVNSGSPRYLELWNLVFIQYDAQPDGKLVPLPAQHVDTGAGLERITNVLSGVTSNYDTDLFQPIIQAVAELSGHPYTALPPSIPHRVIADHLRCLTFAITDGAMPGNEGRGYVLRRILRRAARFGRKLELHEPFLHKLVPVLVDTMGEQFPELKERHVHVARVLHAEEEHFGKTLDRGLTIFGGVVSEVRKRGASEIPGEEVFKLYDSFGFPLDLTQLMAREEGLSVDQAGFDSAMQQQKDTARAAGKFKAGKQHGMAVDGTLPTRFVGYDSLDAESHQIIVGAAAEVGRSASYVATEVTPFYVESGGQVSDVGSIELVTADGDDHKYHVTGTTKIGDTIVHSIDAGSAGLFEGRIERAILRVSPQHRIPTQYNHTATHLLHAALRKTLGEHVHQAGSYVGPDYLRFDYTHFEKPSADELAQIELLVNESIRGNFPVTPKIMPIKEAQALGAMALFGEKYGDEVRMIEIADSDMVISRELCGGCHVKRTGDIGVFVIRAETSAAAGIRRIDALTGEAAYRYLIERRNKVDEFTLELGSEGSDPLDKLKKFLDEKKRLQKELDHLRGQSAVAAMKALTAQAVSINSSRLVAAEVSAPNLDIMKEMGDALRDALGSGVGVLAGAVDGKPQMVVVVTPDLVKRGVDAVAIVKELGKRLQGGGGGKPHLATAGGKHLDGIKTAIVDAESVVKSFVK, encoded by the coding sequence ATGAAGACCTCCACAGAAATTCGTTCGGCCTTTCTCGACTTCTTCAAACAACGCGGGCACTTGATCGTGCCCTCCGCGCCCGTGATTCCACAGGGTGACCCCACTCTGCTCTTCACCAACGCGGGCATGAATCAATTCAAGCCCTATTTTTTGGGCCAGCAGAAACCGGAAGCCACGCGCATCGCCGATACGCAGAAGTGCATCCGCGTCTCCGGCAAACACAACGACCTCGAAGAAGTCGGACCGTCGAACTATCATCATACGTTCTTCGAGATGCTCGGCAACTGGAGCTTCGGCGACTATTTTAAGCGCGACGCCATTAGCTGGGCCTGGGAATTGATGACGCAGGTTTACAAGCTGCCCAAGGACAAGCTCTACGCCACCATTTACGAGACCGACGACGAAGCCGGCGAGCTCTGGAAGAGCGTCACCGACATCGATCCCACGCACGTCCTGAAATTCGGCAAGAAAGACAATTTCTGGTCGATGGGCGATACCGGACCGTGCGGACCGTGCAGCGAAATTCACATCGATCGCGGTCCCCAATTCGACAGCGATCCGAAGGCGTTTGTCAACAGCGGCTCGCCGCGCTATCTCGAACTCTGGAATCTCGTTTTCATTCAGTACGACGCGCAGCCCGACGGCAAGCTCGTGCCGCTGCCGGCCCAGCATGTCGATACCGGCGCGGGTCTTGAGCGCATCACGAATGTGCTCTCCGGCGTCACCTCGAATTACGACACCGATCTGTTTCAGCCGATCATTCAGGCCGTCGCCGAACTCTCCGGTCACCCGTACACGGCGTTGCCGCCGTCGATTCCGCATCGCGTGATCGCCGATCATCTGCGCTGTCTGACGTTCGCCATCACCGACGGCGCGATGCCCGGCAACGAGGGTCGCGGCTACGTGCTACGCCGCATCCTCCGCCGCGCCGCGCGCTTCGGCCGCAAGCTCGAACTGCACGAGCCGTTTCTGCACAAGCTCGTGCCCGTGCTCGTCGATACCATGGGCGAGCAGTTCCCTGAACTGAAAGAGCGTCACGTGCACGTCGCGCGTGTGCTGCATGCCGAAGAAGAACATTTCGGCAAGACACTGGACCGCGGCCTCACGATCTTCGGCGGCGTGGTCAGCGAAGTCAGGAAGCGCGGCGCGTCCGAAATTCCCGGCGAGGAAGTGTTCAAGCTCTACGACTCCTTCGGCTTCCCGCTCGATCTGACTCAACTCATGGCCAGAGAAGAGGGCCTCAGTGTCGATCAGGCCGGGTTCGATAGCGCGATGCAGCAGCAGAAGGATACCGCGCGAGCCGCCGGGAAGTTCAAAGCCGGAAAGCAGCACGGAATGGCCGTCGATGGCACACTTCCCACGCGCTTTGTCGGTTACGATTCACTCGATGCCGAATCTCATCAGATCATCGTCGGCGCTGCCGCTGAGGTCGGCAGGTCTGCAAGCTATGTCGCGACCGAAGTCACACCATTCTATGTTGAATCCGGCGGTCAAGTCTCGGATGTCGGCAGCATCGAACTGGTCACCGCGGACGGTGATGATCACAAGTACCACGTCACCGGCACCACGAAGATCGGCGATACGATCGTCCATTCTATCGATGCAGGTTCCGCCGGATTGTTCGAGGGACGGATTGAGCGCGCAATTCTCCGCGTCTCCCCCCAGCACCGCATCCCCACCCAGTACAACCACACCGCCACGCACCTGCTCCACGCCGCGCTGCGCAAGACGCTCGGCGAGCATGTGCATCAGGCCGGAAGCTATGTCGGTCCGGATTACCTGCGCTTCGACTACACGCATTTCGAGAAGCCCTCCGCCGACGAACTCGCGCAAATCGAGCTGCTCGTCAACGAGAGCATTCGCGGCAACTTCCCCGTCACGCCCAAGATCATGCCGATCAAAGAGGCGCAGGCGCTCGGCGCCATGGCGCTGTTCGGCGAAAAGTACGGTGACGAGGTGCGCATGATCGAAATCGCCGATTCGGATATGGTCATCTCGCGCGAACTCTGCGGCGGCTGCCACGTCAAGCGCACCGGCGATATCGGCGTGTTCGTGATCCGCGCGGAAACCTCCGCCGCCGCCGGAATCCGCCGCATCGATGCGCTCACGGGCGAAGCCGCGTACAGATATCTGATCGAGCGCCGCAACAAGGTCGATGAGTTCACGCTCGAACTTGGCAGCGAAGGCTCCGATCCCCTCGACAAACTCAAGAAATTCCTTGACGAGAAAAAGCGGCTGCAAAAGGAACTCGACCACTTGCGCGGTCAGTCCGCCGTCGCCGCCATGAAGGCGCTCACCGCACAGGCCGTTTCCATCAACAGTTCCCGCCTCGTCGCCGCCGAAGTCAGCGCGCCCAATCTCGACATCATGAAAGAGATGGGCGACGCGCTGCGCGATGCGCTCGGCTCCGGCGTCGGCGTGCTCGCCGGTGCCGTCGACGGCAAGCCGCAAATGGTGGTCGTCGTTACGCCTGACCTCGTCAAGCGCGGCGTCGATGCCGTCGCCATCGTGAAAGAGCTCGGCAAACGGCTGCAGGGCGGCGGCGGCGGCAAACCGCATCTCGCCACCGCCGGCGGCAAGCACCTCGACGGGATCAAGACCGCGATCGTTGACGCCGAAAGCGTCGTGAAGAGCTTCGTGAAATAG